The segment CTAAGGCTGTGATTGACATCAAGGGAATTCCCGAATGCAGAAAGATGGAATTTGAGGGAGATCAATTAGTAATCGGCGCAGGCGTAACCTTGACGGACATTGGCGAGTCCGGCTTATTCCCCATGCTGGGTGCTGCAGGAGGAAGGATTGCTGATCATTCGGTCCAGGGTAAAATTACCTTGGGGGGAAATATCGCCGGCACCATTATTTATCATGAAGCGATACTGCCACTGCTTCACGCTCTTCGTAACCAATTAGGCCTTACCGGACCAAAGCCAGGCTGTGAAAACGGGGATTGCGGTGCATGTACGGTGCTGGTTGATGGTTGGCCCATCAAGTCCTGTCTGATGCTGGCAGTAGAGGCGGTGGATCATGAGATAACTACTGTGGAAGGGTTACAAGGGGCCCTTGTCCAACAAGCTTTTGTAGACAATTGGGCGTTTCAATGCGGCTATTGTACCTCAGGATTTTTAATGGTATGTCACTCGTTAGCAACAATTCATCCCGATGCGGACGACCTAACTATCCAGGCCTGGCTGCAATCAAATCTCTGTAGGTGTACCGGTTATGAAGAAATAAAAAATGCAGTGAAAGCTGTATTGGCCGGGCAATCGAGCTAAAAAATAAAAGAATTTCATGCCATTCGCACTTAATAGGAAACTATCCATAACCTAAATTTACAACTTACAAAAAAGGCCAGCGGTTTGCCCGTTGGCCTGATAGTTTTCACTGTGGTTTTATACCTGTACTATCAAGTAATCTCCGGTTTTCATCTTTATCACATCTGCCTTAATTCCTTTGGCAATTTCCAGAGTCATATTTTTTTGTTCCTCTTCATTTTGGGCTAACAGGGTCAGCTGCTTACCGCCTAACACCCGTTCTTTATTTAAAGTGATTATAGCCAAAATTTCTGCCTTAGGTTTTCCTATATTTTCGCTCACGGATTATTCCCTCCCTGCCAGATTGGTATCCATTACATGTGGTGTTTTCCGAATGGCTTCCAATAATGGAGTGTTCTTAACCGTTCGAATCATGCGTTCAATTTCGCCCTCAATAGGCACTATCATGATGACCAGGCGGCCCTTTTGATAATCTTTACGGGTAAAACTATATCTTTTTACCCCCAGGGATCGGGCGGCATCAAAAAGTATGGCCTGCCTTTGGCCGAAATTGTCCAGCATGATGCGGAAACGCTCTTCCCGAGGGTAGATGATTACTGCCAGCCCTTCTTCGGAAACCAATTGCTGCCCCCGCTCGAGACCGACAAGATTGGTAACGTAGATATCATCAACATATAACTCATCGTTCTTCATGGTTATCTTTGCTTCTTTAACGTCAGCTATATCACCTACCGTTTTACCCTTGGAAAGCCGGTGAAGCAGGTAGAGCACTGTCAGTCCCACTGCGATGCCAATACCCATGTCTAATACCAACCATAACTTGTTAAAAAATTGCATTGTCAGACTGGTGCTGAAGGATACCAGCAGGGCGACGTAGTTTCGGGCCTCAAATGTTTTAGAAATACCGTCAATGTATGCTGCTCCCCGCTTTGTGAACTCAGTCTGCTCCAAGTTTGCCAGGCTTGTCGCTTCCATTTTTCTTACTTCCCGAAACTGCTGGATTGCCAAAGCGAGAAAAGTCACAGCGACGAAGTTCTTTGTTACCAAAGCAGGAATAGCAACTGCACCTAAAGCAGCTGCAATAAATCCTATTACAAGGTGAATTAGATATCCGTTGGGGTAGCTGGGGTACTGCCGATAATCCTCTTTTAGAGTGATTGTCCGGGCAAATGTACCGATTACAGTACCGGTAATGATCATTAATATTTGGTGAGAGGTGATTAAACCTTGATTCACTAAGCGCGCCTCCTGGATTAATTCTAGTGTGGCCTCACCAAATATTATCCACAGTATTGGGTTTTCTAATTCTAAATGGGATAGAAATCTTTTTGTTGTCGTTCTAAAGTAGAGGGGAGCATTAAGGAGTAGCCCTGTTACCAACCATTTAATAATAAACAACAAAAAGGGCTTCAACATTTGTTGAAACCCGTAAGCTATTGGCTTGCCAAACACCGCGTTATAGATACGTAATATTGTCCGGCACTAGACCTTTTTACGAGCGAGACTACCCAAAATTATTACATGCGCGGCAGCACCGCCGCCTAATATTGGTATCAGTTTACCGAAAGATTCGGGTGCCGCAACAGCCGCACCAAAAATAACTGCCGCCCAAATTATCGCGCTGCCCGTAAGAGCTGTTTTCATTTTTATACCCCCCCTAAATATACTAATCACTATCGACATTTCTTTTTTCCCACCGCCGGTAAAGAAGGAACAAGACATACAATGTCACGCTGCTGCAAATTAAAGCTATAACAAATGTAAGAACCCCTTCTACAAACGATACCACTGTTCCCTGGAAAATCTGTACTGCTAAGATTGAGCCTGCCATCATCAATGGCACCGCCCAAAACTTGTAGCGGCTGCTACCAAAGGGATTAACTCCCTGCAGAACCTCGCCAAAAGCAACATAAAACGAAGCAGCGATCCAGATAATAAAATAGTCACCATAGTCACTGAATTCCTGGTTAAGATAAAACTGCCGGTAAAGGGTAACAACCAGGAAACCCCATAGCATAATATAAAATGCCCTGGAACTAATTTTCCTTTTGGTTTCCACAATACGCTCGTCAAATTGCCTTTTCAAAATTTATGCCCCCTAAATTACGAATTCAAACTAATATCTGTCAGTAGTCATGCCTGGATAAACTAATCTTCCCAAAACAGATCGTTGAGTGTTTTAGACAGTGCTTTACAAATCGAGATACATAAATTGAGGGTAGGATTGTATTTCCCCGACTCAATCAGACCTATTGTTTGTCTTGATACTCCA is part of the Metallumcola ferriviriculae genome and harbors:
- a CDS encoding DUF6773 family protein, translating into MKRQFDERIVETKRKISSRAFYIMLWGFLVVTLYRQFYLNQEFSDYGDYFIIWIAASFYVAFGEVLQGVNPFGSSRYKFWAVPLMMAGSILAVQIFQGTVVSFVEGVLTFVIALICSSVTLYVLFLLYRRWEKRNVDSD
- a CDS encoding 2Fe-2S iron-sulfur cluster-binding protein gives rise to the protein MIAHDFEYYKPEFLEEALEIYRVLESEGKKPVYYGGGTEIITMARVNNFFTKAVIDIKGIPECRKMEFEGDQLVIGAGVTLTDIGESGLFPMLGAAGGRIADHSVQGKITLGGNIAGTIIYHEAILPLLHALRNQLGLTGPKPGCENGDCGACTVLVDGWPIKSCLMLAVEAVDHEITTVEGLQGALVQQAFVDNWAFQCGYCTSGFLMVCHSLATIHPDADDLTIQAWLQSNLCRCTGYEEIKNAVKAVLAGQSS
- a CDS encoding YIEGIA family protein, which encodes MNQGLITSHQILMIITGTVIGTFARTITLKEDYRQYPSYPNGYLIHLVIGFIAAALGAVAIPALVTKNFVAVTFLALAIQQFREVRKMEATSLANLEQTEFTKRGAAYIDGISKTFEARNYVALLVSFSTSLTMQFFNKLWLVLDMGIGIAVGLTVLYLLHRLSKGKTVGDIADVKEAKITMKNDELYVDDIYVTNLVGLERGQQLVSEEGLAVIIYPREERFRIMLDNFGQRQAILFDAARSLGVKRYSFTRKDYQKGRLVIMIVPIEGEIERMIRTVKNTPLLEAIRKTPHVMDTNLAGRE
- a CDS encoding helix-turn-helix transcriptional regulator, with the translated sequence MKNIKMKMARVEKDLSQEELAKIVGVSRQTIGLIESGKYNPTLNLCISICKALSKTLNDLFWED
- a CDS encoding capping complex subunit for YIEGIA produces the protein MSENIGKPKAEILAIITLNKERVLGGKQLTLLAQNEEEQKNMTLEIAKGIKADVIKMKTGDYLIVQV